One window from the genome of Spiractinospora alimapuensis encodes:
- a CDS encoding dihydrolipoyl dehydrogenase family protein, whose translation MGDTDFAARRAIVLNTGTAPAVPPVEGLRDTPFWTNREALTAERAPLSLAVLGGGAIGVELGQAFARFGTRVTIVEAGPSLLGVEEPEAQAIVTRACAEDGIDVRTGARVTEVTWDGQEFTLHLPDETVRADRLLVSTGRRTNLGGLGLDTVGLDPGARFLDPDGRMRVADGIYAVGDITGRGQFTHVSMYQADIAARDILGIDGPEAEYHAIPHVTFTDPEVGSVGLTEAQAREQGLAVRTSTTQVPESSRGWIHEVGNAGVIKLVADTERDVLVGATSVGPWGGEVLSALAVAVHARTPVATLRHLPFAFPTFHRAIGDALERLGTDSA comes from the coding sequence GTGGGCGACACCGACTTCGCGGCCCGCCGCGCGATCGTCCTCAACACGGGAACCGCGCCCGCGGTCCCGCCCGTCGAGGGGCTGCGGGACACACCGTTCTGGACCAACCGAGAGGCGCTCACCGCGGAACGCGCCCCCCTCTCGCTGGCCGTGCTGGGCGGTGGGGCGATCGGCGTGGAGCTGGGACAGGCCTTCGCCCGGTTCGGAACCCGGGTCACCATCGTCGAGGCGGGCCCCTCACTCCTCGGAGTCGAGGAGCCGGAGGCCCAGGCGATCGTCACCCGTGCCTGCGCGGAGGACGGCATCGACGTGCGCACAGGCGCCCGCGTCACCGAGGTCACCTGGGACGGGCAGGAGTTCACCCTCCATCTCCCCGACGAGACGGTGCGGGCCGACCGACTCCTCGTCTCTACCGGTCGGCGCACCAATCTCGGCGGTCTGGGGTTGGACACCGTCGGTCTGGACCCTGGGGCGCGTTTCCTGGATCCCGACGGTCGTATGCGGGTCGCGGACGGGATCTACGCCGTGGGTGACATCACAGGGCGCGGCCAGTTCACCCACGTCTCGATGTACCAGGCGGACATCGCCGCGCGGGACATCCTCGGGATCGACGGCCCCGAGGCCGAGTACCACGCGATCCCGCACGTGACTTTCACCGATCCTGAGGTGGGCTCGGTCGGACTGACCGAGGCCCAGGCACGGGAACAGGGTTTGGCGGTTCGCACCAGTACCACCCAGGTTCCCGAAAGCTCGCGGGGGTGGATCCACGAGGTCGGCAACGCCGGAGTGATCAAACTGGTCGCCGACACCGAACGCGACGTGCTGGTGGGCGCGACGTCGGTGGGCCCGTGGGGTGGCGAGGTCCTCTCCGCGCTCGCCGTCGCGGTGCACGCGCGGACACCGGTGGCGACGCTACGGCACCTGCCGTTCGCCTTCCCCACGTTCCACCGCGCGATCGGCGACGCGTTGGAACGGTTGGGCACCGACTCCGCATAA
- a CDS encoding 4a-hydroxytetrahydrobiopterin dehydratase, producing MAQLLDPQTVDNELAALHGWSRDGDTLVRSWQVKGFSGAMQLANVVAYVANQRNHHPDIAVHDYNRVTVTSTTHDAGGITRERPAPRRGRELRARGR from the coding sequence GTGGCCCAACTCCTCGACCCACAGACCGTCGACAACGAACTCGCCGCCCTGCACGGCTGGAGTCGCGACGGCGACACCCTCGTGCGCTCCTGGCAGGTGAAGGGCTTCAGCGGCGCCATGCAGCTCGCCAACGTCGTGGCCTACGTCGCCAACCAGCGCAACCACCACCCCGACATCGCCGTCCACGACTACAACCGGGTGACGGTCACCAGCACCACGCACGACGCAGGGGGCATCACCCGCGAGCGACCTGCACCTCGCCGCGGCCGTGAACTCCGCGCTCGCGGCCGGTGA
- a CDS encoding DUF3592 domain-containing protein, producing MAVLYPLIPLLAGGGILWWALRESGVRTRGSTRALRADAEVVGYAETGRSSRMIIEFRTGDGVDVRTTHSSTGWSAARRGERVVVAYDREDPERAHIVEGPWLSQWTPRLLVGTAVALILVGAVLAYLAWSPA from the coding sequence ATGGCCGTGCTCTATCCACTGATCCCCCTGCTCGCCGGGGGCGGGATCCTCTGGTGGGCCCTGCGGGAGTCCGGCGTGCGTACGCGGGGAAGCACCCGGGCGCTGCGGGCCGACGCCGAGGTCGTGGGCTACGCGGAGACCGGCAGGTCCTCACGGATGATCATCGAGTTCCGCACGGGTGACGGTGTGGACGTGCGGACCACGCACAGCAGTACGGGCTGGTCCGCGGCTCGTCGCGGCGAGCGTGTGGTGGTGGCCTATGACCGGGAGGATCCCGAACGCGCCCACATCGTCGAGGGCCCCTGGCTCAGCCAGTGGACGCCCCGTCTCCTCGTCGGAACCGCGGTGGCGCTGATCCTCGTGGGCGCGGTGCTCGCCTACCTCGCCTGGAGCCCGGCGTGA
- a CDS encoding MFS transporter produces MSAQSADPQIEWGTPRARWVLLATVTGSGLAFMDASTVNVALPAMGRDLNAEISGLQWVLNAYTLTLAALIPLGGSLADRFGRRRLFQLGVIWFALASLLCGIAPTVEFLSAARGLQGIGGALLTPGSLAILQATFVRRDRARAIGAWSGLSGIATAMGPLVGGWLIDALSWRWIFFMNLPLAVIVVAVAARHVPETRDPEAPPRFDVAGAALVAAGLGCLSWSMISAGEHGFGVGEVSLLVAGVVALCVFVLVQAKIRFPMLPLSLFRNRQFTAANVVTLAVYAALSGMMFLVVLYLQQVAGYSALAAGAALLPVTGLMLVFSARAGHLAELIGPRLPMSLGPLVMAGGMLLFLRLDTNAAYLTTVLPAVVVFGVGLTLTVAPLTATVLAGVPERHSGIASAVNNALSRGAGLLAVAVLPLAAGMSGTSYRDPAVFADGFRTAIVICAVMVGAGGLLAAALIRNRLESGETACPESATDRHYYCAVDGPPIERGTQAESEPS; encoded by the coding sequence GTGTCGGCGCAGAGCGCGGATCCGCAGATCGAATGGGGGACGCCACGGGCCCGGTGGGTGCTCCTGGCGACCGTCACGGGCTCCGGGCTGGCGTTCATGGACGCCTCCACGGTGAACGTCGCGCTTCCCGCCATGGGACGGGACCTGAACGCCGAGATCTCCGGCCTGCAGTGGGTGCTCAACGCCTACACACTCACGCTGGCCGCGCTGATCCCCCTCGGTGGCTCGCTCGCGGACCGCTTCGGGCGGCGCCGCCTGTTCCAACTGGGGGTGATCTGGTTCGCGCTCGCGTCGCTGTTGTGCGGGATCGCCCCCACGGTGGAGTTCCTGTCGGCGGCCCGCGGACTGCAGGGAATCGGCGGCGCGCTCCTGACCCCGGGGAGTCTCGCCATCCTGCAGGCGACGTTCGTACGGCGGGACCGGGCGCGCGCCATCGGGGCCTGGTCGGGCCTGTCCGGCATCGCCACGGCGATGGGGCCCCTGGTGGGGGGATGGCTGATCGACGCCCTCTCGTGGCGGTGGATCTTCTTCATGAACCTTCCGCTGGCGGTGATCGTGGTGGCGGTGGCGGCTCGGCACGTACCCGAGACGCGTGACCCCGAGGCGCCCCCGCGCTTCGACGTCGCCGGAGCGGCGTTGGTCGCCGCGGGGCTGGGCTGCCTCTCCTGGTCGATGATCAGTGCGGGCGAGCACGGGTTCGGCGTTGGGGAGGTGTCGCTGCTCGTCGCCGGCGTCGTCGCCCTGTGCGTGTTCGTGTTGGTGCAGGCCAAGATTCGCTTTCCGATGCTTCCGCTGTCCCTCTTCCGCAATCGGCAGTTCACGGCGGCGAACGTCGTCACGCTGGCGGTCTACGCGGCGCTGAGCGGGATGATGTTCCTGGTCGTGCTCTACCTGCAGCAGGTCGCGGGGTACTCGGCCCTCGCGGCCGGCGCCGCCCTGCTGCCGGTGACCGGTCTGATGCTGGTGTTCTCCGCCAGGGCCGGACACCTCGCCGAGTTGATCGGACCGCGCCTGCCGATGAGTCTCGGACCGCTGGTGATGGCGGGCGGCATGCTGCTCTTCCTGCGTCTGGACACGAACGCGGCCTACCTGACGACGGTGCTGCCCGCGGTGGTGGTCTTCGGTGTCGGTCTGACGCTGACCGTCGCACCACTCACGGCGACGGTGCTCGCCGGGGTTCCCGAGCGTCACAGCGGCATCGCCTCCGCCGTGAACAACGCCCTCTCCCGTGGGGCGGGCCTGCTCGCGGTGGCGGTGCTCCCGCTCGCGGCGGGCATGTCGGGGACGAGCTATCGGGACCCCGCGGTGTTCGCCGACGGTTTCCGGACCGCGATCGTGATCTGCGCCGTCATGGTGGGCGCGGGCGGACTCCTCGCCGCCGCTCTGATTCGCAACCGGCTGGAATCCGGAGAAACGGCGTGCCCGGAGAGCGCGACGGATCGCCACTACTACTGCGCCGTCGATGGCCCACCCATCGAGCGCGGCACGCAAGCCGAGTCAGAGCCCAGTTGA
- a CDS encoding LLM class flavin-dependent oxidoreductase: protein MTVPLSILDLAHVNEGMTVRDSLDASVALARTAEASGYRRVWYAEHHNMATIASSATSVLIAHIAAHTERIRLGSGGVMLPNHSPLTIAEQFGTLETLHPGRIDLGLGRAPGSDRNTMRALRRDVTSADAFPNDVVELQGYLTGHSKIIGVDAIPGKDTNVPLYILGSSLFGAQLAAKLGLPYSFASHFAPAALEQAVAVYRAEFQPSEWLSEPYVIAGVNVAVAKTSAEAQEQLHVARRRMAAQLLGRGRTLTPEEAEAALESPAGQHVAQMAVYTGAGAPEEVVEYLDWFAGHSRADELIVVHQTGTLEARLRSVELLAEAAGLPQ, encoded by the coding sequence GTGACCGTACCCCTGTCGATTCTGGACCTCGCGCACGTCAATGAGGGGATGACCGTGCGGGACAGTCTCGACGCGAGCGTCGCCCTGGCGAGGACGGCGGAAGCGTCGGGGTACCGGCGTGTCTGGTACGCCGAGCACCACAACATGGCGACCATCGCGTCCTCCGCCACCAGTGTGCTGATCGCGCACATCGCCGCCCACACCGAGCGGATCCGGCTGGGCTCCGGCGGCGTCATGCTCCCCAACCACTCGCCGCTCACCATCGCCGAGCAGTTCGGAACCCTGGAGACACTGCACCCCGGACGGATCGACCTGGGGCTGGGGCGCGCGCCTGGCAGCGACCGCAACACGATGCGCGCGCTACGTCGTGACGTGACCTCCGCGGACGCCTTCCCCAACGACGTGGTGGAGCTTCAGGGCTACCTGACCGGCCACTCCAAGATCATCGGTGTGGACGCGATCCCCGGCAAGGACACCAACGTCCCGCTCTACATCCTGGGTTCGTCGTTGTTCGGGGCGCAGCTCGCCGCGAAACTCGGCCTGCCCTACTCGTTCGCGTCGCACTTCGCCCCCGCCGCCCTGGAACAGGCCGTCGCCGTCTATCGGGCGGAGTTCCAGCCCTCCGAGTGGTTGAGCGAGCCCTACGTGATCGCGGGGGTGAACGTCGCGGTCGCCAAGACCTCCGCGGAGGCCCAGGAGCAGCTCCACGTGGCGCGGCGGCGGATGGCCGCCCAGCTCCTCGGACGGGGGCGAACCCTCACCCCGGAGGAGGCAGAGGCCGCGTTGGAGTCTCCCGCGGGACAGCACGTCGCGCAGATGGCGGTCTACACCGGCGCCGGCGCCCCGGAGGAGGTGGTCGAGTACCTCGACTGGTTCGCCGGCCACTCCCGGGCGGACGAGCTGATCGTGGTACACCAGACCGGCA